A single Cellulomonas sp. SLBN-39 DNA region contains:
- the arsB gene encoding ACR3 family arsenite efflux transporter, with product MSAPAQVAARRLSTLDRWLPVWIGAAMVAGLVLGRFVPALGEVLADLEVGGISIPIGLGLLVMMYPVLAKVRYDRVAAVTGDRRLLVSSLVLNWLVGPALMFALAWVFLPDLPEYRTGLIIVGLARCIAMVVIWNDLACGDREAAAVLVAVNSVFQVVAFSVLGWLYLTVLPGWLGLDTQGLDVSVGQIAVNVLVFLGVPLAAGFASRWVGERARGREWYEETFVPRIGPWALYGLLFTIVLLFALQGEAVTSNPLDVVRIALPLLVYFAVMWGVGMVTGRALGLGYARSTTLAFTAAGNNFELAIAVAIGTFGATSGQALAGVVGPLIEVPVLVGLVYVSLWAARRWFATDPYAAPAPAPLPDPARAADPEEVRA from the coding sequence GTGAGCGCGCCCGCGCAGGTCGCGGCCCGCCGGCTGTCCACCCTCGACCGGTGGCTGCCCGTCTGGATCGGCGCGGCCATGGTCGCGGGCCTCGTGCTCGGCCGGTTCGTGCCGGCCCTCGGCGAGGTGCTGGCGGACCTCGAGGTCGGCGGGATCAGCATCCCGATCGGCCTCGGCCTGCTCGTGATGATGTACCCGGTGCTGGCCAAGGTGCGGTACGACCGGGTCGCCGCCGTCACCGGCGACCGGCGCCTGCTCGTCAGCTCGCTGGTGCTCAACTGGCTCGTCGGGCCCGCGCTGATGTTCGCGCTCGCCTGGGTCTTCCTGCCCGACCTGCCCGAGTACCGCACCGGCCTGATCATCGTGGGCCTGGCCCGCTGCATCGCGATGGTCGTCATCTGGAACGACCTCGCCTGCGGGGACCGCGAGGCCGCCGCGGTGCTCGTCGCGGTCAACTCCGTGTTCCAGGTCGTCGCGTTCTCGGTGCTCGGCTGGCTCTACCTCACCGTGCTGCCCGGCTGGCTGGGCCTGGACACGCAGGGTCTCGACGTCTCCGTCGGGCAGATCGCCGTCAACGTGCTGGTGTTCCTCGGGGTGCCGCTGGCCGCCGGGTTCGCGTCGCGGTGGGTCGGCGAGCGGGCCCGCGGGCGCGAGTGGTACGAGGAGACCTTCGTGCCGCGGATCGGGCCGTGGGCCCTGTACGGGCTGCTGTTCACGATCGTCCTGCTGTTCGCGCTGCAGGGCGAGGCCGTCACGAGCAACCCGCTCGACGTCGTCCGGATCGCCCTGCCGCTGCTGGTGTACTTCGCGGTGATGTGGGGCGTGGGCATGGTCACCGGGCGGGCGCTCGGGCTCGGGTACGCCCGGTCCACCACGCTCGCGTTCACGGCCGCCGGCAACAACTTCGAGCTCGCGATCGCCGTCGCCATCGGCACGTTCGGCGCCACGTCCGGGCAGGCCCTGGCCGGGGTCGTCGGGCCGCTCATCGAGGTGCCCGTGCTCGTCGGGCTCGTCTACGTCTCACTGTGGGCCGCGCGCCGCTGGTTCGCGACCGACCCCTACGCCGCCCCCGCCCCGGCACCGCTGCCGGACCCGGCGCGGGCGGCCGACCCGGAGGAGGTCCGCGCATGA
- the trxA gene encoding thioredoxin, with translation MPVTAVTDASFDAEVLQSPLPVVVDYWATWCGPCRQVAPVLDQLAEEYAGRVRIVKVDADANPEAVTAAGIVSIPTLGFYVDGVLVRSLIGAKPRPAIAAEIEQVLESVGTAAQDRA, from the coding sequence ATGCCCGTCACCGCCGTCACCGACGCGTCGTTCGACGCCGAGGTGCTGCAGTCCCCGCTCCCCGTCGTCGTCGACTACTGGGCCACGTGGTGCGGGCCCTGCCGCCAGGTCGCCCCGGTGCTCGACCAGCTCGCCGAGGAGTACGCCGGGCGCGTCCGCATCGTCAAGGTCGACGCGGACGCGAACCCCGAGGCCGTGACCGCCGCGGGGATCGTGTCGATCCCGACGCTCGGCTTCTACGTCGACGGCGTGCTCGTCCGCTCTCTGATCGGCGCCAAGCCGCGCCCGGCCATCGCCGCCGAGATCGAGCAGGTCCTCGAGTCCGTCGGCACCGCCGCCCAGGACCGCGCGTGA
- a CDS encoding potassium channel family protein has translation MRSRRQTWEQRAETPLLVAAVVFLVGYAAPIAWPDLPPDVVQACAVLMAGAWALFGVDYVVRVALADDRRAFVRSHVLDLLVLVVPMLRPLRLLRLVTVLSVVRRVGASTWRVRVVAYASGGTLLLVLLGALAVTDAERGAPGASITNLGDGLWWAVATITSVGYGDLVPVTATGRVVAATLMTGGLALLGSVTATLASWLVERVAEENELEQAATRAQVAALHEEVRRLREELEGTGTGTGTGTAEGPGRG, from the coding sequence GTGCGCAGCAGGCGGCAGACCTGGGAGCAGCGGGCGGAGACCCCGCTCCTCGTCGCCGCGGTCGTGTTCCTCGTGGGGTACGCCGCACCGATCGCGTGGCCGGACCTGCCGCCGGACGTCGTGCAGGCGTGCGCGGTGCTCATGGCGGGGGCGTGGGCGCTGTTCGGGGTCGACTACGTGGTCCGCGTGGCGCTGGCGGACGACCGCCGGGCGTTCGTCCGGTCGCACGTGCTGGACCTGCTGGTGCTGGTGGTGCCGATGCTGCGCCCGCTGCGGCTGCTGCGGCTGGTCACGGTGCTGTCCGTGGTGCGCAGGGTCGGGGCGTCGACCTGGCGGGTGCGGGTCGTGGCTTACGCGTCCGGGGGGACGCTCCTGCTCGTCCTGCTGGGGGCGCTGGCGGTGACGGACGCGGAGCGCGGCGCCCCGGGCGCGAGCATCACGAACCTCGGGGACGGGCTCTGGTGGGCGGTGGCGACCATCACCTCGGTCGGCTACGGCGACCTCGTGCCCGTGACGGCGACGGGCCGCGTGGTGGCTGCGACGCTGATGACCGGCGGGCTGGCGCTGCTCGGGTCGGTCACCGCGACGCTGGCCTCGTGGCTGGTGGAGCGCGTGGCCGAGGAGAACGAGCTCGAGCAGGCCGCGACGCGCGCCCAGGTGGCGGCCCTGCACGAGGAGGTCCGGCGGCTGCGCGAGGAGCTCGAGGGCACGGGCACGGGCACGGGCACGGGCACGGCGGAGGGTCCGGGCCGCGGCTGA
- a CDS encoding LLM class flavin-dependent oxidoreductase codes for MTRPLAVAALLPRDLPADQVLPFARRAEQLGFDELWVVEDLGFRGGVAQAAAVLAATRRIRVGVGILPAAVRNPAFAAMEVATLAQLFPGRVDVGVGHGMPGWMRAVGAWPARPLGLLEEHLSALTALLRGEAVTTEGTGGQGPLTDVRLDPSAVPGTPPRLLAGVRGPRSLAMSGRVADGTVLAEPCAPEYVEAARAQIGATGPHRLVGYDVAAVDDDATAALARVRPALAWIGEPDWAPHLAPVPFGAELAGLRAACATREEFAARMPDAWVAHLSLAGTPSDVRAALAARAAAGLDVSVLLPAAGDPMDALVELARIL; via the coding sequence ATGACCCGTCCTCTTGCCGTCGCGGCGCTCCTGCCGCGCGACCTGCCCGCCGACCAGGTGCTGCCGTTCGCGCGGCGCGCCGAGCAGCTCGGGTTCGACGAGCTGTGGGTCGTGGAGGACCTGGGGTTCCGCGGGGGCGTCGCGCAGGCGGCGGCCGTGCTCGCGGCGACCCGGCGAATCCGTGTCGGCGTCGGGATCCTGCCGGCGGCGGTGCGCAACCCGGCGTTCGCGGCGATGGAGGTCGCGACGCTCGCCCAGCTGTTCCCCGGGCGGGTGGACGTCGGCGTCGGGCACGGGATGCCCGGGTGGATGCGCGCGGTCGGCGCGTGGCCGGCGCGCCCGCTGGGCCTGCTGGAGGAGCACCTGTCCGCCCTGACGGCGCTGCTGCGCGGGGAGGCCGTGACGACGGAGGGCACGGGCGGCCAGGGGCCGCTGACGGACGTGCGGCTGGACCCGTCGGCCGTGCCGGGCACCCCGCCGCGGCTGCTCGCGGGCGTGCGGGGCCCGCGCTCGCTGGCCATGTCGGGCCGCGTGGCCGACGGCACGGTCCTGGCCGAGCCGTGCGCACCGGAGTACGTGGAGGCGGCGCGGGCGCAGATCGGCGCGACCGGTCCGCACCGGCTCGTGGGCTACGACGTGGCGGCGGTCGACGACGACGCCACGGCGGCGCTGGCCCGGGTGCGCCCCGCGCTGGCGTGGATCGGCGAGCCCGACTGGGCCCCGCACCTGGCGCCGGTGCCGTTCGGCGCGGAGCTCGCCGGGCTGCGGGCGGCGTGCGCGACGCGGGAGGAGTTCGCCGCACGCATGCCGGACGCGTGGGTGGCGCACCTGTCGCTCGCTGGCACGCCGTCCGACGTCCGGGCCGCGCTGGCCGCGCGCGCGGCGGCGGGCCTGGACGTGTCGGTGCTGCTGCCCGCCGCCGGCGACCCGATGGACGCCCTGGTCGAGCTGGCCCGCATCCTCTGA
- a CDS encoding oxygenase MpaB family protein gives MSLVTPVRQWRARAGTALFLRVAGPHGIRSRERIHHRPGPRWFAPDAAIREVHGDASMFVGGLRSLLLQSLHPVAMTAVAQHSGYRADPWGRLARTSTFLAVTVFGTADDAQAAVDAVRTIHGRVRGTTDDGVPYVADEPDLLRWVHVTEIESFLDAHRRWGERPLTPERADEYVAQAARIGRALGATDVPETVADLEATIEGYRPVLRATPAALDAATFLLREPPVPVALRAGYSALAEAAVASLPAWAVTELGLRVPGPVRSRAALWAGDGATRTVRWLLAGQPTG, from the coding sequence ATGAGCCTGGTGACCCCGGTCCGGCAGTGGCGCGCGCGTGCGGGCACCGCGCTGTTCCTGCGGGTGGCGGGGCCGCACGGCATCCGCTCGCGCGAGCGGATCCACCACCGCCCCGGCCCGCGGTGGTTCGCGCCCGACGCGGCGATCCGCGAGGTGCACGGCGACGCGTCGATGTTCGTCGGCGGCCTGCGCTCGTTGCTGCTGCAGTCGCTGCACCCGGTGGCGATGACGGCGGTCGCGCAGCACTCGGGGTACCGCGCGGACCCGTGGGGGCGCCTGGCCCGCACGAGCACGTTCCTCGCGGTGACGGTGTTCGGCACGGCCGACGACGCGCAGGCGGCGGTGGACGCGGTCCGCACGATCCACGGCCGGGTCCGGGGCACCACGGACGACGGCGTGCCGTACGTGGCGGACGAGCCCGACCTGCTCCGCTGGGTGCACGTGACGGAGATCGAGAGCTTCCTCGACGCGCACCGCCGCTGGGGCGAGCGCCCGCTGACGCCGGAGCGCGCGGACGAGTACGTGGCGCAGGCCGCGCGGATCGGCCGGGCGCTGGGCGCGACGGACGTCCCGGAGACCGTCGCGGACCTGGAGGCGACGATCGAGGGCTACCGGCCGGTGCTGCGCGCGACGCCCGCGGCCCTGGACGCGGCCACGTTCCTGCTGCGCGAGCCCCCCGTGCCGGTGGCGCTGCGGGCCGGGTACTCGGCGCTCGCCGAGGCGGCGGTCGCGAGCCTGCCCGCCTGGGCCGTCACGGAGCTGGGCCTGCGCGTCCCGGGTCCGGTGCGCTCGCGCGCGGCCCTGTGGGCGGGCGACGGCGCGACCCGCACGGTCCGCTGGCTCCTGGCAGGCCAGCCGACGGGCTGA
- a CDS encoding helix-turn-helix transcriptional regulator, protein MVEATAVEPTQDGTAAGDATRAADALAVLQAAADPVRWTVLDRLAAGPACVCHLQEHVTVAGNLLSYHLRVLREAGLVTASRRGRWVDYALAEDAPARLRAALPGSGVAASSGGCGTGR, encoded by the coding sequence ATGGTTGAGGCGACGGCCGTCGAGCCGACGCAGGACGGGACCGCGGCGGGCGATGCGACGCGTGCCGCGGACGCGCTCGCGGTGCTCCAGGCCGCCGCCGACCCGGTGCGGTGGACCGTGCTGGACCGTCTCGCGGCCGGGCCGGCCTGCGTGTGCCACCTCCAAGAGCACGTGACCGTCGCGGGCAACCTGCTCAGCTACCACCTGCGCGTGCTGCGCGAGGCCGGGCTGGTCACGGCGAGCCGGCGCGGTCGGTGGGTCGACTACGCGCTCGCCGAGGATGCGCCCGCACGCCTGCGGGCCGCGCTGCCGGGGTCGGGCGTGGCGGCGTCGTCCGGCGGCTGCGGGACGGGCCGGTGA
- a CDS encoding permease — protein sequence MSLAEHLRARTPTRRWVGLGVAAAVWTGLYAANAPFWDWLLLDVVGLDEGTRLGSGVHFFVYDTVKIALLLVGIIFVVTVLRSFMSVERTRAMLGGRREGLGNVLAAGLGVVTPFCSCSAVPAFIGFVAAGVPLGVTMSFLVASPLVNEVAIALLLGLFGVGPTLLYVGAGLTVAVVAGLVLGRMRVERWVEPFVFETRLGGRPVDPALGLTWDDRIQMGVEEVQTILRKIWPYLLVGIGLGAVIHGWAPDDLFARYAGADNPFAVVVAVAIGVPLYSNAAGVLPLVEALHDKGLPMGTLLAFMMAVVALSLPELILLRRVLKPRLIALFVAVVATGIVATGYLFNAVLGV from the coding sequence GTGAGCCTCGCCGAGCACCTGCGGGCCCGCACCCCCACCCGCCGGTGGGTCGGGCTGGGCGTCGCCGCGGCCGTGTGGACCGGGCTGTACGCGGCCAACGCGCCGTTCTGGGACTGGCTGCTGCTCGACGTCGTCGGCCTCGACGAGGGCACGCGCCTGGGCTCGGGCGTGCACTTCTTCGTCTACGACACCGTGAAGATCGCGCTGCTGCTGGTCGGGATCATCTTCGTGGTGACCGTGCTGCGGTCGTTCATGAGCGTGGAGCGCACGCGCGCGATGCTCGGCGGGCGGCGCGAGGGGCTGGGCAACGTCCTGGCCGCCGGGCTCGGGGTCGTCACCCCGTTCTGCTCGTGCAGCGCCGTGCCCGCGTTCATCGGGTTCGTCGCCGCCGGTGTGCCCCTCGGCGTGACGATGAGCTTCCTCGTCGCCAGCCCGCTGGTCAACGAGGTCGCGATCGCCCTGCTGCTCGGGCTGTTCGGCGTCGGGCCCACCCTCCTGTACGTCGGCGCCGGGCTGACGGTCGCGGTGGTCGCGGGCCTCGTGCTCGGGCGGATGCGCGTCGAGCGGTGGGTCGAGCCGTTCGTCTTCGAGACCCGCCTCGGCGGACGTCCCGTCGACCCCGCCCTCGGACTGACCTGGGACGACCGCATCCAGATGGGCGTCGAGGAGGTCCAGACCATCCTCCGCAAGATCTGGCCCTACCTGCTGGTCGGCATCGGACTCGGCGCGGTGATCCACGGCTGGGCGCCCGACGACCTCTTCGCCCGCTACGCCGGCGCCGACAACCCGTTCGCCGTCGTCGTGGCCGTCGCCATCGGCGTGCCCCTGTACTCCAACGCCGCGGGAGTGCTCCCGCTCGTCGAGGCCCTGCACGACAAGGGCCTGCCCATGGGCACCCTGCTCGCGTTCATGATGGCCGTCGTCGCGCTGAGCCTGCCCGAGCTGATCCTGCTGCGCCGGGTGCTCAAGCCCCGCCTGATCGCGCTGTTCGTGGCGGTCGTGGCCACCGGCATCGTCGCCACCGGCTACCTGTTCAACGCCGTCCTCGGCGTCTGA
- a CDS encoding thioredoxin family protein has translation MDIAILGPGCANCVNLERVTREAVADLGIAATVEKVTDYGAIAGYGVMSTPALVVDGEVVLSGRVPTTAQVADLLATRTTA, from the coding sequence ATGGACATCGCGATCCTCGGACCCGGCTGCGCGAACTGCGTGAACCTCGAGCGCGTCACGCGCGAGGCCGTCGCCGACCTCGGCATCGCCGCGACCGTCGAGAAGGTCACCGACTACGGCGCGATCGCCGGCTACGGCGTCATGTCGACCCCCGCGCTGGTCGTCGACGGCGAGGTCGTCCTCTCCGGCCGCGTCCCCACCACCGCCCAGGTCGCCGACCTCCTCGCCACCCGCACCACGGCCTGA